In the genome of Candidatus Thermoplasmatota archaeon, the window TAATCCACGAAATGGCGCATTTGATCCATCCGAATCATTCAAAGAAATTCTGGGAATTGGTCAATAGGTATACAAATACACTGAGAGGGCTAGGGGCTATCTCATGGCATCAGATTAGAAAGTGAAAAATTAAAAGCAAAAGCAAAAATGTTTAATTGATGAAAGTATCGAAGTTAGGAAAATAGACGAGAAAATTAGGCAAACATTAAATATGC includes:
- a CDS encoding M48 family metallopeptidase, with product MPRRVRDYVIIHEMAHLIHPNHSKKFWELVNRYTNTLRGLGAISWHQIRK